GTTTCAAATAACAAGAGGTGTTTTTGTTCTTTGGCTTGCTTCTGTTAGGCACTTGGCCTTTTAAGtcctttgtttctgttttttccaaTACTAGAACAATGTGAGGATGGAATTCAGATAGGTTCTCTTTTTAACAGAATAAGACTGTTTTGACAGGCATTGACAGGAGACAAGGACAGTACAGAGTCCATGTATTGCAACAGAATGTAGCAGGAAAAAAGATCTATGCATTTTTGAGTTGCATTTTACTGTCCTGTCTTTGAGTTTTAGTGTTGACATATGTGCAccatttgaaatatttcctgtgTGAGTTCTTATTCTTTAGAGTTTGTAGTTCTTAACATTCCGCTTTTAAATTTGAGCGTGGATGTGCTTTTTAGTTATCactctgcatttaaaaatacatgtatgTTACAGCTagtaaacaacaaaaaagaaatatgcaGTTACATGCTATTATTTCTTTATCATGGAATGGTAATGTGATTTAATGCAGCCTGGTCTCATTCTTCTTGAATTAGTGTTACAACTTGTAATGACGCTGGTGCTGGAGTGTCTGCAGAAAGGCCGTGGAGCTGGTCAGGGGTCCAGAGAGTGAGTCCTACCAGgaccagctgtgccagctgagggggctcagcctggagaaaaggaggctcatgAGTGACCTTAtctctctacagctccctgacaggaggtTGGAGCCCAGGTCAGGCTCAACCTCTTACAGATAACAAGTGAcaaaatgagaggaaaaggcTTCAACTGCACCATAGGAGGTTCAGGTTGGGCATCAGGAGGAAATTCTTTATGGAAAGGGTTGCaatggaacaggctgcccagagaggtggttgtcgctgtccctggaggtgtccaagaaACAACTGGATGTGGTCTCTTTAGTGCTctggtctagttgacaaggtggtgattGGTTAAGGGTTGGACTAGTTgatcttggagatcttttccaacctttaaTGATTCTATAATGCTGTGAATAGTATGAAGCCTGTAGCTGATTTCTGAGTCTGGTATCTGATTTAGCCTCCTGTGTTAAAATACAGTGCTGCTGGATGGCCTCAGCTCGCTCGGTTGGGATGGCAACTGGAAAGCGCCCTGGGCCACACTGTCATATTGCCAAATACCTACAGGGCTTGGCCACACAGCTTTTGCCATTCCAAACCCTAAACCAAGCAGGAAGTTAAAATTTGGTGTCAAGTTGTAAAACAGAGGGATAATCTGCTCCTATTGTACAGCTGACCCAGAGGATAATGGACCAGTGTAGTTGTTATGCTCTACTGGAATATTTTAGTGCTGTGTTATTTGTAGAAATGGAGAAAGTGTGAAATTTGTAGAAATTCACGTAAGTGTGAAATAtaaatttttcactgaaatacaAATAAGTTCTTACAGTCTTAGAAGAATCTGcctgaaaatatatttgaatgAGAATGGGTTTTCAGAGGTATGTAACTTAACAACCTTCAAAACAGGACTCTGTGGTGgctaaattaaaatttaatttttctctagAGTGGAATACAgtggaagcagaagaaaaatcttgCACCCAAAGAGAATGGGAATGGAATATCTGTATAACACTAGTCTGCTTATAGAGCGGCTTTGGTCTTCAGACTGCACAGATTGATTACTTCCTGATGTGTTACAAGAATAATTTAATGTTTACCTCTTTTATTAAAGTTTTAACAGCCAAAGCGATGAATTTTATTTACAGTTTAGGAATTAGACTAAACTTTCATATTTTTGGTCTTTCTAGGCTGGCAGCCTCGGTGGTTTGTTTTAGACAATGGGATATTGTCATATTATGATTCCCGGGATGATGTTTGCAAAGGCAGCAAAGGAAGTATAAAGATGGCTGTGTGTGAAATAAAAGGTAAGAATTAATAGATTTCTGCTTGAGAAAATTTTAGCTGCTGTGGAAATAGAAAAGATCACCAACCATACATTTTTGCATCTCgtgtttttcctcctctgttttTGTTTACCTATAGTCCAGTGTGTCAGCCTCATAGTTCACAgataataattaattattccatatattaataattaatattatcAATATTAATGATATTTTAATCACAGATAATAGTGACTTATTAATGAATGATAATAGTGAATAGAGTTCTGTGTTGAGATTTAGAACACACCATTTattactttttgtttttaatagttATGTGCACGTTGTTCATGCTTGAAGTTATGTCGGCTGGCTGCTTAGTTCTACTGCTTTTTCCTCTTATGACCAGGGATAGAGACTTAATCGTGGAAGCCAGTTTtccagaagagcagcagcagtgatcCAAAAGTGGAGATTCTtataaaacagaaatgtttaGTCTTTTGGTTTCCTGAGTAACGTTTACTTTTGTCTCTGTTAGCAGCTGTGCACATGCACAGGTGATGGGTGTATTTGAGACAGTAAGTGAATGGCTTGTTCGGAAGTGAGTTTAGTCTTTAGTGTATTCCAAACTGTAGGTCAGCCTCCTTGGCTAACAGCAAGGTGTTTTCTAGCTTCCCATTGCTGTTgactattatttttttccagatccTCACAGCTGACTCAGCTTGTGATGTGAGTACTTTCTTATTAAAAAGTGGAAGTTATTTTACATGGACCACCAAGTATTTTTCACCTGGTAACTCCTTTTTGTTAGGGTTTCTTTAGTGTAGATGAAATCAGTGATGTAAAGAGGGGAggatcactttttaaaatttttttatgtttgcCATTCCAGTTGATTTTGCTtgttattttgttcttttggtGAAGGAAAACGGGAGAAAGGCTGAGAAGCTTTGGGCTTTTCCCTACTTAACAGTGGTGCTTTGTGATTTACTGTATTACTGTAGGATTATCATAAGCGTTTTAAAACACTTTGAGCagtatttaataaatattaattaaattaaaaattaatttaataaccTCAGTTGAGGTTAttattatttcacattttctttctcttctatcACAAGTTCATGCAACAGACAACACAAGAATGGAGCTAATCATCCCAGGGGAGCAGCATTTCTATATGAAAGCAGTTAATGCAGCTGAAAGACAAAGATGGCTGGTAGCACTGGGGAGTGCAAAAGCCTGTTTAGCAGatacaagaacaaaaaaagaaaaaggtatgTGTGTTACCTAGAGTAACTAGTTACTAGGTAACACTTTTTCAAATAATCATAGTGCAAATATTGTGGAACAAAGTCAGTATTATTGTCTTTTAATATAAATTGTAATTATTTCTAGTCATCTCTATGGTAAATTCCCCCTCAGTATTAGAGTTAGAAGTCACCTGCTTTGACCTCTTGTATCTTAAGAAGCTGAAATACTACAAGGTGTTGTTGTCACTAGAATAAACATACTGTTTGTAGTTGTTGTGAAGACATTTAATTTCTGATGTTATAGTAACTCTTTATAGTAACTCttattttttccataatttcTCTTGAAAGGCTTAATGTAACTGTTTGCAGCCACTCTGGTGGGTGGCATAAGttttattcagtaattttttcaACACTACATGGCACCCAAGAAAGATTTcaactttatttttcctgataATGTGCCTTTTTCataaaagtaattaaattaGCACCAGTTATCCAAAAGTATTGTTTGCTTCAAGTATAATTCTTTATTCATTGCAGGATCCAGTTTTCCTCAAAATCAAGTGGAAGTTTAAGTTAATTTTTATATTGatcattaaatgaaaaatgcttaaaaattaCAATGTGTTTGTACATTGTATGCAATAAATtgatatttccattttttttccatagaaatAAGTGAGACCAATGAATCTCTTAAAACCAAAATGTCTGAACTTCGTCTCTACTGTGATCTTTTAATGCAGCAAGTTCATACCATACAAGAATTTGTTCACCATGATGAGACTCGCTCTCCTCCCAGCATTGAGGTGCACAATTCTAGAATTTCTTTACATTCCATTATATAATACACCTCAAGTTACTGTTGTTGTCTTAAACCTTATTCATCTCCCCAGTGTTGGGAGACTTAACCTAATGTCAATTTTTGAATGCTTGTGTGTAGATGTACTGATAGTGATTTTCTGTGTGTAAAGTACCTGGATGGTTTAACTGTAATTTTGCCAGGTGTTAGGAACCAATTTTTGTTCCTGAGCCATTTGGTTGAAAGGCCCATAGACCTATCATATGAGCAATACAATATTTTGTCTTGCTTTGCATCTCTGTTCAAGTAGTTGAAACAATCTTAGTTTGTCCATTCCTGCTTTCTTATGTGGGATGATACTCCGTTTTTTTTATCAGTGAAATCTAGTGTTCCAAGCACTGGAGGCATGCAGTGTAGATATCTATCTCTGAATGTGCACAAGTACAATACTAGAATGTATTCCTGCTTTTGAATGAAAGGACTGGAAATTGTGAATGACTTCATTCTTTGCACTCTTGAGCAGCTTGTGAACAATGTTGGTCCTTCAGTGCAAAGCCAGGGGTTGATGCTTAGTCACAACAGAGCAAGTTTTCGGTTTAGGGAGGtgaaagggacctgcaggtcCTTGCTCTAGAGTGATAAAACTGTTCACACCTTCTGCTGCAATTGATTAGTTTCACTGAATGATCTTCTGATACCAGTTAGTCACTCTAAGACAAGCTTTGCAGTAAGGCATTGTTGGCTGGTACCCTAAAGAAATTCAGATGTCAGAAAGAAATTGCAATGCTGTCAcatgtggtttttttaattggccTTATGGTAAGGTATACATGTGatttaaaaaatgggaaatataAATTCTTAGTGATAGTGAGGGAAATTAGTGTGTCTGGGAGAGGTGATGGAGGAAAGTtgtatttgcatattttattttttttcttgcttatgCTTGTACTTTCATTTACTTTCAGAACATGAATGAAGCCTCTTCCTTGCTTAGTGCCACATGTAATACATTTATCACAACACTTGAAGAATGTGTGAAGATTGCTAATGCCAAGTTTAAGCCAGAAATGTTCCAGCTGCCTCACCCTGATCCCTTGGTTTCTCCTGTGTCACCATCACCTATTCAAATGGTTTAGACATTTTCTAAGTGTCATACTGGTGGTTAGATTGGGGGGAGAACACTATGCTATTGTTATATGTTATGATGTCCACAGTTGAAATCTTGACTGAGTTACAAATCAGTACTGGTCCCAAATATAAATCAGTTTTCCATTCTCAGtcttttgctttgcagtttGCTAGCCTTTACATCATCAGTGTCAAGGCCCTGTAATGAGGTATCTCATAACTGAATGAGGTTTAACTTTTCCTCAGTtcagctgtttgttttttttagagTGCTAACCATACACTGATCATAAAAATTACATAACTTCACCTCCTGCTTAAGTGCTTTGTGACTTGGAGCACTTTAGCAAGATAGCATATGTTTGTATTAATATATCATTCCCTTATTTAACAAAATGATACATAATGATAAAGATATTACTTGCATAACTATTCACTATTAATTCATTCCCTTAGAAGGACAGTGGATAGGGAATCAAATGCTTTCTCAGTTCTGTGTATGTTTTCCAAGATGAGCTGTATTGTGCAATTCTGTGGGAATCTCTTTCTTTCCATATGGATCTTTAATCTCTTTTTCTTCAATCCCTTTACTTATAAAGCTGATCATTATGGTTTaaaataataactttttttatATGCATAGAGATTTTATAGTAATAGCAGAGAAACCACAGGGAATCAAGAGGCATAATTTGGCTTTATTGTGCAATGAGGAACTTAAACTTCATTTGGTAAAGCAAAAATGTCTTGATACTTCTTTATGTCATAGGAATTAACAATGGCTCCTTGAGGAGCTTCAGTGCAAGAGGGAATTAATTCCATAGACAGGAGATAGCATCTTTTTGTAGTAAACTGTTTCCTGTGTGTGAATGTTCTAAAACTTTTAATATTGATGGCAATCAATCTGTTTTCATATAGTTTAATCAGATTTTTAACTGAGAGTGGttgctttttataaaaaaaaatattgccatCTCTCTTTGTAAAGACTGTAAATAAAGTAAAAAGTAATGTAGATATCCGTATCATTCTTCTGAGTAGTTTGTgacatttttgttgttgtttgttctTTGGAATTTTTCCCCTAGATGAAGCGTTCTATTAGCCACCCTGGTCCTTGCTCTTTAGAAAGGTAATTTTCTGTTATCCTTAAGTTTTCCTTGTGTCTCAAAAGACCTCCCTGAACTTGCTAGCATTAAAATCAAAATGTGAGAAGAATTGTTTGCttggagaaaaaattaaaaatcataaatttatctaattttaaaaacaaaaggtgCAGATTATCAGCTATTGCTGGCAGCTGCTATTTTTAATACAGTACCAAATTTTTATCATGCTAGAAGCTTTATGCAAATGGCTTGTTTTGACAAGTTCATGAAATTACAGCTTGAAATGCTAACATTCTTTTTCAGTCAGTATTTCGGTTTCTcaaattatttccttcatttttatttccactttCAGCCTTTGCAATTGTGAAATTAAGATTGTTGACTGTGCTATTTTTAGTCTGCTATAGTAGACTAGTATAGTAAAAAGCACTGATACTCACAATTTAATCTAAGCACCAAAGTTATTTCCAATTTAAAGTATATAAAATTGGTTGGGTTGGAAATAACCAAAGTTATTTCAAATTTAAAGTATATAAAATTTGTGTGGATTGTTACAGATTT
This is a stretch of genomic DNA from Anomalospiza imberbis isolate Cuckoo-Finch-1a 21T00152 chromosome 7, ASM3175350v1, whole genome shotgun sequence. It encodes these proteins:
- the PLEKHA3 gene encoding pleckstrin homology domain-containing family A member 3 isoform X1, with protein sequence MEGVLYKWTNYLAGWQPRWFVLDNGILSYYDSRDDVCKGSKGSIKMAVCEIKVHATDNTRMELIIPGEQHFYMKAVNAAERQRWLVALGSAKACLADTRTKKEKEISETNESLKTKMSELRLYCDLLMQQVHTIQEFVHHDETRSPPSIENMNEASSLLSATCNTFITTLEECVKIANAKFKPEMFQLPHPDPLVSPVSPSPIQMMKRSISHPGPCSLERINHSVKEPGLSLHRCSQRRRRTYSDTESYSDTLSEDSQRFAHCSRSAVNGDLVSSTIPEESKSMSKERSELEETLSSFPS
- the PLEKHA3 gene encoding pleckstrin homology domain-containing family A member 3 isoform X2, translated to MEGVLYKWTNYLAGWQPRWFVLDNGILSYYDSRDDVCKGSKGSIKMAVCEIKVHATDNTRMELIIPGEQHFYMKAVNAAERQRWLVALGSAKACLADTRTKKEKEISETNESLKTKMSELRLYCDLLMQQVHTIQEFVHHDETRSPPSIENMNEASSLLSATCNTFITTLEECVKIANAKFKPEMFQLPHPDPLVSPVSPSPIQMMKRSISHPGPCSLERINHSVKEPGLSLHRCSQRRRRTYSDTESYSDTLSEDSQKVLSMEI